A single genomic interval of Lactococcus sp. S-13 harbors:
- a CDS encoding superoxide dismutase, whose protein sequence is MAFTLPELPYAHNALEPFFDEATMRLHHGKHHQTYVNNLNAAIEKHNELEDKSLEELLTDLSAVPEDIRTAVRNNGGGHLNHSQFWLWLRPNTDGSENHADGEIGDAIAKEFGNFEAFKAEFKAAATGRFGSGWAWLVVDGDGKLKVVSTPNQDNPISDGLVPVLGLDVWEHAYYLKYHNVRPDYIEAFFNLVNWDKVNELYADVK, encoded by the coding sequence ATGGCATTTACATTACCCGAACTTCCCTACGCACACAATGCGCTTGAACCTTTCTTCGATGAAGCAACAATGCGTTTGCATCATGGGAAACATCATCAAACTTATGTAAACAATCTGAATGCAGCGATTGAAAAACACAATGAACTTGAAGATAAAAGTCTTGAAGAATTGTTGACGGACTTGTCAGCAGTTCCTGAAGACATTCGTACAGCAGTTCGCAACAACGGAGGCGGACATCTCAACCACAGTCAATTCTGGCTTTGGCTGCGCCCAAACACTGACGGTTCTGAAAACCACGCTGACGGTGAAATTGGGGATGCGATTGCTAAAGAATTTGGTAATTTTGAAGCCTTCAAAGCTGAGTTCAAAGCTGCAGCGACAGGCCGTTTTGGTTCAGGCTGGGCTTGGTTAGTTGTGGATGGCGACGGCAAATTGAAAGTTGTTTCTACACCAAACCAAGACAATCCAATCTCTGACGGTTTGGTTCCTGTTTTGGGACTTGACGTTTGGGAACACGCTTATTACCTCAAATACCATAATGTTCGTCCAGACTACATTGAAGCTTTCTTCAATCTTGTCAACTGGGATAAAGTTAATGAACTTTATGCTGACGTCAAATAA
- a CDS encoding DEAD/DEAH box helicase, translated as MKFTDFNFKDYINETLENINFKTPTEVQEKLIPIVLSGRDLVGESKTGSGKTHTFLLPIFQNIDPELNEVQALITAPSRELATQIYKAAQEFTKVNDKIRVSNFVGGTDKARQIKKLEAAQPHIVIGTPGRIHDLVKSNALVVYTAKTFVVDEADMTLDMGFLADVDQIASSFGKRVQMLVFSATIPQKLQPFLKKYLHNPVMQKIANKTVISDTIENWLVSTKGSSHNQLLLQLTKATNPYMAMIFANTKGRVDDIHHFLTSNGLKVAKIHGDVPPRERKRIMNSIKNLDYQYVVATDIAARGIDIEGVSHIINDEIPKDLTFFVHRVGRSGRNGLSGTAITLYSPSDDSSIREIEKMGVTFQPKAVKDGEIVDSYDRDRREKRTKKQDEISLATRGALAKGKKKVKPGYKRAIKWQIEEENKKNRRAERNKNARKQRESRKQSF; from the coding sequence ATGAAATTTACAGACTTTAATTTTAAAGATTATATCAACGAAACTTTGGAAAACATCAACTTTAAAACACCTACGGAAGTGCAAGAAAAGCTGATTCCAATCGTGCTTTCAGGGCGTGATTTGGTGGGTGAATCTAAAACAGGTTCAGGAAAAACGCACACATTTTTACTGCCAATTTTCCAAAATATTGACCCAGAACTCAACGAAGTTCAAGCCCTCATCACCGCACCATCTCGTGAGCTTGCCACACAAATTTACAAAGCAGCGCAAGAATTTACAAAGGTAAACGATAAAATCCGGGTGTCTAACTTTGTCGGTGGGACGGACAAAGCGCGCCAAATCAAGAAACTTGAAGCAGCCCAACCCCATATCGTCATTGGTACGCCGGGACGAATTCACGATTTGGTCAAATCAAATGCCTTAGTTGTCTATACCGCAAAAACTTTTGTCGTGGACGAAGCGGACATGACGCTGGACATGGGCTTCTTGGCTGACGTTGACCAGATTGCTTCAAGCTTTGGTAAACGCGTGCAAATGCTCGTTTTCTCAGCAACGATTCCTCAAAAATTGCAACCCTTTTTGAAAAAATATTTGCATAATCCAGTGATGCAAAAAATTGCGAATAAGACAGTGATTTCAGATACCATCGAAAACTGGCTCGTTTCAACAAAAGGCAGCTCACACAACCAACTTTTGCTCCAATTGACCAAAGCTACAAATCCTTACATGGCCATGATTTTCGCCAATACCAAAGGACGTGTGGACGATATCCATCATTTCTTGACCAGCAATGGGTTGAAAGTGGCCAAAATTCATGGTGACGTGCCACCGCGCGAACGTAAACGAATCATGAACTCTATTAAAAATCTTGATTATCAATACGTTGTTGCGACAGATATCGCAGCACGTGGAATTGACATCGAAGGCGTTTCACACATCATCAATGACGAGATTCCAAAAGACTTGACTTTCTTTGTTCACCGTGTTGGACGTTCTGGACGTAACGGCTTGTCTGGCACAGCCATTACGCTTTACAGCCCTTCAGATGACTCAAGCATTCGCGAAATTGAAAAAATGGGCGTGACTTTCCAACCAAAAGCAGTCAAAGACGGCGAAATTGTGGACTCATACGACCGTGATCGCCGTGAAAAACGGACGAAAAAACAAGACGAAATTTCGTTAGCAACCCGTGGTGCTTTGGCCAAAGGTAAGAAAAAAGTAAAACCAGGCTACAAACGTGCCATCAAGTGGCAAATTGAAGAAGAAAACAAGAAAAATCGCCGTGCAGAGCGCAACAAAAACGCCCGCAAACAACGCGAATCTCGCAAACAAAGCTTCTAA